The nucleotide window ATCTCATTACCCGcacaaaattgaaaacttttgaGAGCTTAATAAACATAAGTCTATTCTTCCTAATAATTCCAACAGATGGAAACCATAACCACCCCAGCCAAAAGAACAATGCCACCATCACCTATCTAATTATCAGTACGAAGGAGGAGCACGAGCCGGAGGAGCACCCCAAAACACGTCGTGTTGAGCCATTTGGTGACCATTTGGCATAAAGTTAGGAGTCATATTATACATCGGCTGCATCGACTCTTCAGTTCCATCATTCCCACTCTTGTTATCATCATTCTCTTTCTCCTTCGCTTCTTCTACTTGTGGTTGTTGTTGCTCATCTTCAATAGGTAACCTTTCGAAGCTAGCATTGCAAAACGTAGCAGCGATCACAATAACTGGTCCAGATGCAATAAGCGGTCCAGCGACTCCACCTCCCAAGACTTGACCCTGAGCTCCAGCTAAGTAAATGGTCAAACCAGCAGCTGCAGCCGGAGAACCAGAAGTGGGAAGAAAAGCACCGCACATAGACAAGATCTCAAACTGACCACGAAGAGACACGACTCCTCCAGATGCAGCAGGCTGACGCAGAGTGACATTAGTGACCAAACCGCTACCGCTGAGAACAGAAACGCCTCTCCCGCGTCTACGAGCAAACGCGTTTAAGCTTTCCGCCACGTCAGCACCCGTGGCGATCTCGAGGACATGGCTTTGCAGCGAGTTGGGGCTTTCTTTGGTGACAACCACTGGGTTCTTGGGCTTGTTCTTGGAACCAGGAGGTCTACCCCGCGGACGTCGACCCGTAGACCCGGATCCAGATCCATGTTCGACGGCGGGTAACTCGTCCTGCTCCTCTTGGCTGTTCTGAGTATGAGTGTTAGGGCTTCCACTGTTGTTGGTGAAGTCATGGTCCAATCTTGGATCCGACCGAGTCATATTCGGGTTATTGCTGCTTCTGTGATGCAAAGACGGAGCTGATGACGTCACAGGACTCTCCACTCCTTCTATCGCAACGTTCCCTACCCACCAAGGATTCGCCAttgatttactttttttttccttctatccagtaaaaataaaataaatacctTTTTCGTGACTTTCAGACAAGAAACTATTATTACAAGAGAGGGAGAAAATCCAAAAACCTTATCTTAAAACTCTAGATTGCATCTTTAACCAAGTTTAAACCAACATGTTGCATGAATCAGACACACGAGACATGGGACATCATTTGTTCTTTATCATATACGTACCTGACTAAAAAAAGGGCaccgaaaaataaaaaaaatcagatctataacaccaagaaaaaaaaaataaacccataaacataaaaatccaaattttattttacaatcGAAAATATAAACTTAATGTAAAATCATTTAAAGGAAGTACCTTTGTGTTTTGTTGTTTCTTCTTGTAGAGAGAAAGATAAACCCAAAGATTTGTCTGAGGGGGCAAAGATTTGTACTTGAAAGTAGTAAGAACTTTCTCACCGTCTCTTTCTATTTCGTACTTTGGAAAATATAGGCGTGTGCGTACGTTAGTTAAAAGGACTTTTAGTGGGGCGTACGATAAGGAGTTATGGTGGATGATGAGTTGTGATTTTGATTAGAAGCGGACCAAGCGGTCCTCTCTCTCTCGACCAGAGCCGTCCTTTTGGACCATTGAACATTTAGGTGGTCGTGCAAAAGTTTGAGCGAGCTTCTCTAGACACGCCTTGTCTCTTCTAACACACCAGGCCTGGATTGCTCATTTTTGTGGACCTACTTAGGAAATTACTAAATTTCCCCAGACATCAATTGTCAATTTTTAGATCCATATTTGGTAACAAGTTTTCTGGTTTGATGGTGGAAGATCAGCTGTagaaaaggagaaagaaagTTGACTTTAGCTTCGATTGgactaaaaattttaaaattaattttcaggCTTTCAGCCACGTATTATTTAGAATTGTTTCAGCCACGTATTATTTAGAATTgacatcttatatattttattttcttttgaacaactgacatcttatatatatatatattagtaatatAGGGTGTTGTAACTTTTGACTATAGTATAATCCGTCTCTATATTGTGATTACATGATAAAAAATTTTGTTGTAATAAAAAACAGAATAGCAGAATCTATAGTACGTTTgaccttataaatattttaagcataTTTGTTGTATGTTACGAGTTTAGTTGGTACAGACTTTGTTGacaaattttattattggtgGATGCTTTAATAAAAAGTAATGTTAATTATGAAGCCTGTCAAAAGTTCTAAAAGTCTGATATATGACCATAtccaacaataataataaattaggtgtgatttcaaaaatattaataatactaAAAGTAATGAATTTGGTCTCACTTCTTTAATGAAGTGAATAAAAAGGAGGCCACCACCGGCTCCAATGGCCACTATAACGAAACGCTACATTTATATCAATACATTTAATTAATATACCTACCTCTATatgagtctttttttttttttgaaacacacctCTATATGTGTCTATCAGTTGATTATGTAGTTTCTTTGTCACCGTTTTAAATGTGATTAGTGCAGATACAAAGGACCAGGGGCGAAGCTACAGTTTAAAAGACGTGCACGTGCACTATTCATAGTTTTGAATCCACAAAATTTATGGTAAAAGCAGTTAAACGAAGTAGATCGAGCAAATCATGCATGAAAGATGCAGATCTtgcaaaaaatatatagatcaaGCATAACAagtaactttataaattatcCTTGGCAAAAACAGTTCAAAAATGAAAgtcatatattaaaacaataaaaattacactaaaatttcaaacacattatatataaacaatacataaacaaaaataaaataatttaatgaaatatattttgatttgtCTATAACGTATctgtaatattatatataatcttaAGTGTGTTATAACAACTTTTATtatcttataaatttttttgtaaatttttaactatatttatatgcataacatgaaaatataagttatatacatataattataaataaatatatatataagaataattataatttataggATAAAACTAATCTATAAGAAATAGTTtcattgttgacaaaaaaagaaagaaatagttCATTATATTATTTCAACTTTGACTAATgcaggaaaaaatatattataaaaatgtttaaagataataaataatttaaataatatttaccacactcaaaactaaaataaaaccaCAAAAAGATGACTATAGAAAAGGACAAGAGAAAAAAGATTATCATTTCTGCTAGGTATTATATTTAGACTAAAAAAGAATTCTCACACCTCAGTGGAAGATTTGGACGCACTGTCAACACTTCTTCAAGTCCCTCTGGTTGCAGGAACCGTGAACCGTGGTAGTGACGTTATAG belongs to Brassica rapa cultivar Chiifu-401-42 chromosome A07, CAAS_Brap_v3.01, whole genome shotgun sequence and includes:
- the LOC103830018 gene encoding AT-hook motif nuclear-localized protein 15 isoform X1 — its product is MANPWWVGNVAIEGVESPVTSSAPSLHHRSSNNPNMTRSDPRLDHDFTNNSGSPNTHTQNSQEEQDELPAVEHGSGSGSTGRRPRGRPPGSKNKPKNPVVVTKESPNSLQSHVLEIATGADVAESLNAFARRRGRGVSVLSGSGLVTNVTLRQPAASGGVVSLRGQFEILSMCGAFLPTSGSPAAAAGLTIYLAGAQGQVLGGGVAGPLIASGPVIVIAATFCNASFERLPIEDEQQQPQVEEAKEKENDDNKSGNDGTEESMQPMYNMTPNFMPNGHQMAQHDVFWGAPPARAPPSY
- the LOC103830018 gene encoding AT-hook motif nuclear-localized protein 15 isoform X2 is translated as MTRSDPRLDHDFTNNSGSPNTHTQNSQEEQDELPAVEHGSGSGSTGRRPRGRPPGSKNKPKNPVVVTKESPNSLQSHVLEIATGADVAESLNAFARRRGRGVSVLSGSGLVTNVTLRQPAASGGVVSLRGQFEILSMCGAFLPTSGSPAAAAGLTIYLAGAQGQVLGGGVAGPLIASGPVIVIAATFCNASFERLPIEDEQQQPQVEEAKEKENDDNKSGNDGTEESMQPMYNMTPNFMPNGHQMAQHDVFWGAPPARAPPSY